One Elusimicrobiota bacterium genomic window carries:
- a CDS encoding PTS sugar transporter subunit IIB yields the protein MTVELVRIDDRLVHGQVVEGWLKSLRISQVVVASDSVAVDETQQALYLLAVPQGVSLICLSLAETAAAWKKHGWRTDRTLILVSSPKDALRLLEDGAPLASVNVGGIHFKEGRVQILRAISLDDQDVAALNILVTRGVILEARPLPLDEPVDLRPYLEQWQQRQTTGGDQPR from the coding sequence ATGACGGTTGAGCTGGTTCGCATTGATGATCGGCTGGTCCATGGTCAGGTGGTGGAAGGATGGCTCAAGTCCCTCCGCATTTCGCAGGTGGTCGTGGCCAGCGATAGCGTCGCGGTCGACGAAACGCAACAGGCGCTCTACCTGCTGGCGGTTCCCCAGGGCGTCAGCTTAATTTGTTTGAGTCTGGCGGAAACGGCGGCGGCGTGGAAAAAACATGGCTGGAGGACTGATCGGACGCTGATTCTCGTTTCTTCGCCGAAAGACGCCCTGCGGTTGTTGGAGGACGGGGCGCCGCTTGCATCGGTTAATGTGGGCGGTATCCATTTTAAGGAAGGCCGCGTTCAGATCTTGCGGGCGATCAGCCTGGATGATCAGGATGTCGCCGCACTCAACATCCTGGTCACGCGCGGGGTTATTTTGGAGGCCCGGCCGCTCCCTCTGGATGAGCCGGTCGATTTAAGGCCTTATTTGGAACAATGGCAACAACGTCAGACAACGGGGGGGGATCAACCGAGGTGA
- a CDS encoding alpha-amylase/4-alpha-glucanotransferase domain-containing protein, protein MNRVHFILGCHNHQPIGNFDFVFEKAYQQSYLPFLEAMIRHPKLQWNLHATGVLWNWLEHHHPEYIEQIVLQVRENRVEILTGGFYEPILSALPDADKAGQIHKLTRYIRQRFRVKPRGMWLAERVWEPHLAKVLHENGITYTLLDDTHFFSTGMTEDDMTGAYLTEEQGATLNLLPIRQDLRYAIPFKDPGETINLLRRHATPTGYKALAMFDDGEKFGFWPDTYHHVYEDGWLEKFLTVLESNGDWIKTCRISDYLDAFPPGGRVYLPTSSYYEMSEWTLPAASQEALSTLQKNIPAHLGSEASKRFLRGGYWRNFLTKYDESNNLHKKMLLVSDKVHRANEVLGGTLERVSPKAQKMMDALWAGQCNCAYWHGVFGGLYLPHLRQAIYRELLRAEQLADKVLQADEIIVVREVDFDKDGTNEILAESPDQNIYFSPRSGGSMFEWDLRSEGVNLLNVLTRRPEGYHRHLSEHPSGSYGAGDGVKTIHDAMRMKEPALEKRLFTDWYRRSSLLDHFFHPDTKINDFYRCQYGEQGDFVKTGYRVDVVRDTYPQVRLSRTGTVWSGDQRNTISVEKTISLLPPLGWQVIYRIENRQGPVCNLWFGCEMAFAFATQEHQELTEHHQQQLWMRRDEAFGLVAKVQFDVPTDLWEFPLHTVSLSEDGFEKTYQGTVLLAHMRVPLQPGQSLVRSWRVGAQPS, encoded by the coding sequence GTGAACAGAGTCCATTTTATACTGGGGTGCCATAATCATCAGCCGATCGGCAATTTTGATTTTGTTTTTGAAAAGGCCTATCAGCAGTCCTACTTGCCTTTTTTAGAAGCCATGATCCGGCATCCGAAGCTGCAGTGGAATCTGCATGCCACCGGGGTTTTGTGGAACTGGCTCGAACATCACCACCCGGAATATATTGAACAAATCGTTTTGCAGGTGCGTGAAAACCGCGTCGAGATTTTGACTGGAGGATTTTATGAACCGATTTTGTCCGCCTTGCCGGATGCGGATAAGGCGGGACAGATCCATAAGTTGACCCGGTATATTCGCCAGCGGTTTCGGGTGAAACCCCGAGGGATGTGGCTGGCCGAACGGGTCTGGGAACCGCATCTGGCGAAGGTGCTTCATGAAAACGGCATCACCTACACATTGCTCGATGACACTCACTTTTTCTCGACGGGAATGACTGAGGATGACATGACGGGAGCGTATCTGACGGAAGAACAGGGTGCCACTCTGAACCTTTTGCCTATCCGCCAGGATCTGCGCTATGCCATTCCGTTTAAAGATCCGGGGGAAACCATCAATTTATTGCGCCGACATGCGACCCCGACGGGTTACAAAGCCCTGGCCATGTTTGACGATGGGGAAAAATTTGGTTTTTGGCCTGACACGTATCACCATGTTTATGAGGACGGTTGGCTGGAAAAGTTTCTGACTGTTTTGGAGAGCAATGGCGATTGGATCAAAACCTGCCGTATTTCGGATTATTTGGATGCTTTCCCGCCGGGAGGACGGGTGTATCTCCCGACTTCTTCCTATTACGAAATGAGCGAATGGACGTTGCCCGCCGCTTCGCAAGAGGCTTTGTCGACTCTGCAGAAAAACATCCCCGCGCATCTGGGGAGTGAAGCCTCTAAACGTTTCCTGCGCGGTGGGTATTGGCGTAATTTTCTAACGAAATACGACGAATCCAATAACCTTCACAAAAAAATGCTCTTGGTTTCCGATAAAGTTCATCGTGCTAATGAAGTGCTCGGAGGAACACTGGAGCGGGTCTCCCCTAAAGCGCAAAAAATGATGGATGCGCTGTGGGCGGGACAATGCAACTGCGCCTACTGGCACGGGGTGTTCGGCGGACTTTATCTGCCGCATCTCCGCCAGGCGATTTATCGCGAGCTTTTGCGCGCGGAACAGCTTGCCGATAAAGTTTTGCAGGCCGACGAAATAATTGTTGTGCGGGAAGTGGATTTTGACAAAGACGGCACGAACGAAATCCTGGCGGAATCGCCGGACCAGAACATTTACTTTTCACCCCGCTCCGGAGGTTCGATGTTTGAGTGGGATCTACGTTCGGAAGGGGTCAATCTGTTGAATGTTTTGACCCGTCGTCCTGAAGGGTATCACCGGCATCTGTCGGAGCATCCCTCGGGATCGTATGGCGCAGGGGATGGGGTCAAAACCATTCATGATGCCATGCGCATGAAAGAACCTGCCCTGGAAAAACGGCTCTTTACGGATTGGTACCGGCGGTCCAGCCTGTTGGATCATTTTTTCCATCCCGATACCAAGATTAACGATTTTTACCGCTGTCAATATGGCGAACAGGGCGATTTTGTCAAAACCGGTTATCGGGTGGATGTGGTCCGTGATACGTATCCCCAGGTTCGGTTGTCGCGGACCGGCACGGTCTGGTCCGGAGATCAGCGCAATACGATTTCCGTCGAGAAAACCATCTCGCTTTTGCCCCCGCTGGGCTGGCAGGTGATTTACCGCATCGAAAATCGTCAGGGACCGGTCTGCAACCTTTGGTTTGGATGCGAAATGGCTTTTGCCTTTGCCACCCAGGAGCATCAGGAATTGACGGAACATCATCAACAACAACTCTGGATGCGGCGGGATGAAGCATTTGGATTGGTCGCAAAGGTCCAGTTTGATGTGCCTACCGATCTCTGGGAATTCCCGCTTCATACGGTTTCCCTGTCCGAAGATGGTTTTGAAAAAACCTATCAGGGCACCGTGCTTCTGGCTCACATGCGCGTGCCCCTGCAGCCGGGGCAGTCCCTCGTTCGATCGTGGCGTGTCGGAGCGCAACCCTCATGA
- a CDS encoding PTS sugar transporter subunit IIC yields the protein MMPPAIKAALWAGFIALDFTGCGPWMVSQPLVCGPLFGWILGHVFIGLVVGGIVQLLWMDVTPVGVGIPYDATAVTLLAVYWASSIPQSSLSQVVLALMLSVPFGFVFRGMDQLARRLNTRLVRLIERVSDERIAPALSLGILFGLVWSWARYALFYGLMFWAGERVWQFLIHWPNIVRIDSGLRMAIILLPVAGMGVTLELFLSDEPEQRWASWRPLRWTRSKSEKQ from the coding sequence ATGATGCCTCCGGCCATCAAAGCGGCTCTGTGGGCTGGCTTCATCGCGCTGGATTTCACTGGATGCGGTCCCTGGATGGTTTCCCAGCCGCTCGTCTGCGGTCCCTTGTTTGGCTGGATCCTCGGCCATGTCTTTATCGGCTTGGTGGTGGGGGGCATCGTTCAGTTGTTGTGGATGGATGTGACACCCGTCGGAGTCGGAATTCCCTACGATGCCACCGCGGTCACCTTGCTGGCGGTCTATTGGGCGAGCTCTATTCCCCAAAGCTCGCTGTCGCAGGTCGTTCTGGCGCTGATGTTATCGGTTCCTTTTGGATTTGTTTTTCGCGGAATGGATCAATTGGCCCGGCGGCTGAATACGCGGCTCGTGCGTTTAATTGAACGGGTGTCGGATGAACGAATTGCTCCGGCGCTCTCCCTGGGTATTCTATTCGGTTTGGTCTGGTCCTGGGCGCGCTATGCGCTATTTTACGGACTGATGTTTTGGGCGGGTGAACGAGTCTGGCAATTTCTCATTCACTGGCCGAACATCGTCCGGATTGACTCGGGTCTTCGAATGGCGATTATTTTGTTGCCTGTGGCCGGCATGGGGGTGACGCTGGAACTCTTCCTGTCCGACGAGCCGGAGCAGCGCTGGGCGTCTTGGCGGCCGTTGCGCTGGACACGATCCAAATCGGAGAAACAATGA
- a CDS encoding PTS system mannose/fructose/sorbose family transporter subunit IID — protein sequence MIFALLQTFIRSLFLQTIWNFERMQNMGFAFSMVPLLKRAHASAGSIQTAIRRHMTFFNVHPYFAPIIMGVVYSKEKASADRPGDDPTITVLKDSMGAAFGGIGDHVFWGTWRPFCALMALSIGLLVAYPATGTVSRSVFDAPAALICAKWWIVGFLAVFNSFHLWLRWRGLQKAALEGPQVVAWVQSLRMQGFAAHLRRIGLLMLVAMIMVYLWRWNSSKLLIWMVCVLLATVITKRWAFSGFTIFYLVCIGSIILSVLGLQ from the coding sequence ATGATTTTTGCTTTACTGCAAACATTCATTCGTTCGCTTTTTCTGCAAACCATCTGGAATTTTGAGCGGATGCAGAATATGGGATTTGCCTTCAGCATGGTTCCGTTATTAAAGCGCGCCCACGCCTCGGCCGGATCCATCCAGACGGCCATCCGCCGGCATATGACGTTTTTTAATGTGCATCCTTATTTTGCTCCCATCATCATGGGGGTTGTTTATTCGAAAGAGAAAGCCAGCGCGGATCGTCCCGGAGATGACCCTACCATCACCGTGTTGAAAGACAGCATGGGAGCGGCTTTCGGAGGTATCGGCGACCATGTTTTCTGGGGGACGTGGAGACCTTTTTGTGCGCTGATGGCCCTGTCGATCGGACTGCTGGTGGCTTATCCAGCAACTGGGACGGTCAGCCGGTCTGTCTTTGATGCCCCTGCCGCCTTAATTTGCGCCAAGTGGTGGATCGTTGGTTTCCTGGCCGTGTTTAATTCGTTCCATCTCTGGCTGCGATGGCGGGGGCTTCAAAAAGCCGCTCTGGAGGGCCCTCAGGTTGTGGCTTGGGTCCAATCCTTGCGTATGCAGGGGTTTGCGGCGCATTTGCGGCGTATTGGCTTATTGATGCTGGTAGCGATGATCATGGTGTATTTGTGGCGATGGAATTCGTCGAAACTGCTGATCTGGATGGTCTGCGTCCTGTTGGCCACCGTGATTACCAAGCGATGGGCTTTTTCGGGTTTTACGATCTTTTATCTGGTTTGTATCGGTTCCATTATTCTGAGCGTCCTGGGGTTGCAATAA
- a CDS encoding HPr family phosphocarrier protein, which translates to MAVKEFTVKNRLGLHARPAALFVQTTSRYRSNVKVRKGEQEVDGKSIMGLMMLAAEEGSKVVVTAIGLDENDVLTALDALFTNRFDEKD; encoded by the coding sequence ATGGCCGTAAAAGAGTTTACCGTCAAGAATCGTCTTGGGCTGCACGCCCGGCCCGCCGCGCTTTTTGTGCAAACGACCAGCCGTTACCGCTCGAACGTGAAAGTCCGTAAAGGAGAGCAGGAGGTGGACGGCAAGTCCATCATGGGACTGATGATGTTGGCGGCAGAAGAAGGCTCCAAAGTGGTGGTGACAGCGATCGGGTTGGATGAAAACGATGTTTTGACCGCCCTGGATGCACTTTTTACGAACCGGTTTGATGAAAAGGATTGA
- the ptsP gene encoding phosphoenolpyruvate--protein phosphotransferase gives MATEPTHSQSIVVRGIAASPGIGIGKAFIVKEESLSYVFRSLAKDEIKKEIHRFRQAIAKTRADVLETREKVLKVLGKSHAALIDAHLLILEDALFSKDIEKKITQEMMNAEAALVAVLDGVGRMFDQLGDEYFRQRKDDVTDIGKRVMRHLLGHAGSQLSELTSRSIVVAHDLSPSDTMRLRDDLVEGFATDIGGRTSHTAILAQGLEIPAVVGLRELVAQVKAGDTLIVDGNEGLIVINPTPEMLENYRKVHEIQLADSRQLEKLKDLPAQTPDGRRLVLASNIETPEEVKTALGHGAEGIGLYRTEFLYIGRNSLPTEEDHYQKYCAVARQMLPYSVIIRTIDLGGDKLANLGVTGLNNEQNPFLGLRGIRLCLRYQNIFKEQLRAILRASVEGKLKIMYPMITSVEELRQANAILADVQQELRSKAIPFDANVEIGVMIETPSAAVIADLLAREVDYVSLGTNDLIQYTLAVDRVNENVASLYNPLHIGVLRLIHMVIEAAHKAEKWVGMCGEMAGDPTFTKILIGMGLDELSVPPAAVPRIKRLIRQTVYSDAQKLAQEILQMTEQDAVQKRLATPKI, from the coding sequence ATGGCAACTGAACCAACCCATTCGCAATCCATCGTTGTCCGCGGGATCGCGGCGTCCCCGGGGATCGGCATCGGAAAAGCTTTTATTGTCAAGGAAGAATCGCTTTCCTATGTCTTCCGGTCGCTCGCCAAGGACGAGATCAAGAAGGAAATCCACCGTTTCCGGCAGGCCATCGCGAAGACCCGTGCGGACGTTCTGGAAACGCGCGAGAAAGTCTTGAAGGTTCTGGGGAAATCGCATGCGGCGCTGATCGATGCCCACCTGCTGATTCTGGAGGACGCGCTCTTCAGCAAGGATATTGAGAAAAAGATTACCCAGGAAATGATGAACGCTGAAGCCGCGCTGGTCGCTGTTTTGGACGGTGTGGGCCGGATGTTTGACCAGCTCGGGGATGAATACTTCCGTCAGCGCAAAGACGATGTCACGGATATCGGCAAGCGCGTCATGCGGCATCTGCTCGGGCATGCCGGTTCGCAACTCTCGGAGCTCACCTCGCGCTCGATTGTGGTGGCGCACGATTTGTCTCCGTCGGATACGATGCGTTTGCGGGACGATCTGGTGGAAGGTTTTGCCACGGACATCGGCGGACGAACCTCGCATACGGCGATCCTGGCCCAGGGATTGGAAATCCCGGCGGTCGTGGGGCTCCGCGAACTGGTGGCGCAGGTGAAAGCCGGCGACACCCTGATTGTGGATGGGAACGAAGGTCTGATCGTCATCAATCCCACCCCCGAGATGCTCGAGAACTACCGCAAAGTACATGAAATTCAACTGGCCGACAGCCGGCAACTCGAAAAATTGAAAGACTTGCCGGCTCAGACGCCGGATGGGCGGCGCCTGGTTCTGGCGTCCAACATCGAAACTCCTGAAGAGGTCAAAACCGCGCTCGGGCACGGTGCGGAAGGGATCGGGCTTTATCGGACGGAGTTTCTGTATATCGGCCGGAACAGCCTGCCTACGGAAGAAGACCACTATCAAAAGTACTGCGCGGTGGCCCGTCAGATGCTTCCGTACTCCGTCATTATCCGCACCATCGATCTGGGCGGGGATAAGCTGGCCAATCTGGGCGTGACGGGGCTTAATAACGAACAAAACCCTTTCCTGGGCCTTCGCGGCATCAGGCTCTGCCTCCGGTACCAGAATATTTTCAAAGAACAACTTCGGGCCATTCTTCGCGCTTCCGTCGAAGGAAAACTCAAGATCATGTATCCGATGATTACCAGTGTTGAAGAACTCCGGCAGGCCAATGCGATTCTGGCAGACGTTCAACAGGAGTTGCGGTCGAAAGCTATCCCGTTTGATGCGAACGTCGAAATCGGCGTGATGATTGAAACCCCTTCGGCCGCCGTGATCGCTGATCTATTGGCCAGAGAAGTGGACTATGTGTCGTTAGGGACCAACGATTTGATCCAGTACACCCTTGCGGTGGACCGTGTAAACGAGAACGTGGCGTCGCTCTATAATCCGCTCCATATCGGTGTTTTGCGATTGATTCACATGGTCATCGAGGCGGCGCATAAGGCCGAAAAATGGGTCGGCATGTGCGGCGAAATGGCGGGAGATCCCACCTTCACGAAGATCTTAATTGGGATGGGATTGGATGAGCTTTCCGTTCCTCCCGCGGCGGTGCCCCGTATCAAACGTCTGATCCGGCAGACGGTCTATTCGGACGCCCAGAAACTTGCCCAGGAGATCCTGCAGATGACGGAGCAGGATGCCGTCCAAAAACGCCTTGCCACTCCAAAGATCTAA
- the lepA gene encoding translation elongation factor 4, with the protein MDIRNFCIIAHIDHGKSTLADRLLEATGTISKREMRDQMMDDMELERERGITIKAKAVRMAYTSTSTGQVVVLNLIDTPGHVDFTYEVSRALAACEGALLLVDATQGVEAQTLANATLARDAGLEIIPVINKIDLPAADVEGCQRQLQEILGINRKAILASAKLGQGTEEILEAVVKSVPPAPTNTAVPLKALVFDSVFDTYRGVVVYARILEGEVETGMPLTFMVSGLTMTAEEVGILQLKYVKKERLSAGEVGYLILGLKDLSDVRVGDTITSTQRPTAKPHPGYKELKPFVFAGIYPINPADYDNLKKAFEKLHLTDSAFVFTPETSTALGFGFRAGFLGLLHLDIVKTRIEREFQILLIITAPNVIYEVINLQDEKQRVDNPAKFPLSGEFKQVLEPYVSATLVTPADFVGPLMQLCQDRRGIFHDMKYLSSTRVALHYELPLAEIVSDFYDQLKSLSKGYASFDYDHTGFSPGDLVKMEIMVNGEMVDAFSFIVHKDKAYAQGRSLVESLKELIPRQMFEIPLQAKIENRIIARETIPAMRKDVLAKCYGGDITRKRKLLEKQKEGKRRMKQFGQVEIPQEAFMAILKR; encoded by the coding sequence ATGGATATCCGTAATTTCTGCATCATCGCGCATATCGATCATGGAAAATCGACCCTAGCGGACCGCCTTCTGGAAGCGACCGGTACGATTTCCAAGCGCGAGATGCGCGATCAGATGATGGACGATATGGAGCTCGAACGGGAGCGCGGGATCACGATCAAGGCCAAAGCGGTCCGGATGGCCTACACCTCGACATCCACCGGACAGGTGGTTGTGCTGAATCTCATTGATACCCCGGGGCATGTGGACTTCACTTACGAGGTGTCGCGCGCGCTGGCCGCTTGTGAAGGGGCGCTGCTTCTGGTGGATGCCACCCAGGGTGTTGAAGCGCAGACCTTGGCGAACGCTACCCTGGCTCGCGATGCCGGTCTGGAAATCATTCCCGTGATCAATAAGATCGATCTGCCGGCGGCTGATGTGGAGGGATGCCAACGCCAGTTGCAGGAAATTCTGGGCATTAACCGAAAGGCGATTCTGGCCAGCGCCAAACTGGGACAAGGGACGGAAGAGATTCTGGAAGCTGTTGTGAAGAGCGTGCCGCCGGCCCCAACGAACACGGCTGTGCCGCTCAAGGCTTTGGTGTTTGATTCTGTTTTTGATACGTACCGAGGGGTTGTCGTTTATGCGCGGATCTTGGAGGGCGAAGTTGAAACAGGCATGCCTCTTACGTTCATGGTATCCGGACTGACGATGACGGCCGAGGAAGTCGGTATTCTTCAGCTCAAGTATGTGAAGAAGGAGCGCTTGAGCGCCGGCGAAGTCGGTTACCTGATCCTCGGGCTTAAGGATCTGAGTGATGTCCGGGTCGGCGATACGATTACGTCCACCCAGCGGCCCACGGCAAAACCTCATCCCGGTTATAAAGAACTGAAGCCTTTTGTTTTTGCCGGCATTTATCCGATTAATCCCGCGGACTACGACAACCTGAAGAAAGCATTCGAAAAACTCCATTTAACCGATTCCGCTTTTGTCTTTACACCGGAAACATCGACGGCTCTGGGCTTCGGGTTCCGCGCCGGCTTTCTCGGCTTGCTGCACCTGGATATCGTGAAGACGCGGATCGAACGCGAGTTCCAGATTTTGCTGATCATTACGGCTCCCAATGTTATTTATGAGGTCATCAATCTGCAGGATGAAAAACAGAGGGTGGATAACCCCGCAAAATTTCCTCTGTCCGGTGAGTTTAAGCAGGTTCTGGAGCCCTATGTCTCCGCCACCCTTGTGACCCCGGCTGATTTTGTGGGTCCGCTGATGCAGCTCTGCCAGGACCGTCGAGGGATTTTCCATGATATGAAGTATTTATCGTCGACGCGTGTCGCGCTCCATTACGAGTTGCCGCTGGCTGAAATCGTGAGCGATTTCTATGATCAACTGAAATCGCTGTCCAAAGGGTACGCTTCGTTCGATTATGACCACACCGGCTTCAGTCCGGGGGATCTGGTGAAAATGGAAATCATGGTGAACGGCGAGATGGTTGACGCCTTTTCGTTTATCGTGCACAAGGACAAGGCCTATGCGCAGGGGCGGTCGCTGGTGGAGTCGCTCAAGGAGCTCATTCCCCGGCAGATGTTCGAGATTCCATTACAGGCCAAGATTGAAAATCGGATTATTGCGCGAGAGACCATCCCGGCGATGCGCAAAGACGTGCTGGCGAAATGCTATG